One region of Moraxella sp. ZY210820 genomic DNA includes:
- the cueR gene encoding Cu(I)-responsive transcriptional regulator: protein MNIGQASKATGLSIKQIRDYEKAGLLINPSRSEAGYRIYNSNDIARLKFIAKARSVGFSLAQIGELLALQDNPHRKSCEVKALANTHIEFLSNKIKELEEMKTALGAWRDACRGDDMPECPILQGLGG from the coding sequence ATGAACATCGGTCAAGCGTCCAAAGCCACAGGGCTATCCATCAAGCAAATCCGTGATTATGAAAAAGCAGGCTTATTAATTAACCCATCACGCAGTGAAGCAGGTTATCGGATTTATAACTCCAATGACATCGCTCGGCTAAAATTCATCGCCAAAGCCCGCAGCGTCGGTTTTTCGCTTGCCCAAATTGGCGAGCTTTTGGCACTGCAAGACAATCCACACCGCAAAAGCTGTGAAGTCAAAGCGTTGGCAAATACGCACATTGAATTTTTATCAAATAAAATCAAGGAATTGGAAGAAATGAAAACTGCTCTTGGGGCGTGGCGTGATGCCTGTCGTGGCGATGATATGCCAGAATGTCCGATTTTACAGGGGCTTGGGGGATAG
- a CDS encoding Cd(II)/Pb(II)-responsive transcriptional regulator produces the protein MSKFFKIKQASEQTGVHLETIRYYEKQGLIAPTHQQNGYRVFDENQLEQLRFIKTCRNIGFSLSNIKTLLQLQQTPNKQCNEINALAEQHLAYLDEQITELQQVKTFLMQFVGCENKTVDKCQIIQGIKEKE, from the coding sequence ATGTCAAAATTTTTTAAAATAAAACAAGCCAGTGAACAAACAGGCGTACATTTGGAAACCATTCGTTATTATGAAAAACAAGGCTTAATCGCCCCTACACATCAACAAAATGGCTATCGTGTGTTTGATGAAAATCAGTTAGAACAATTACGCTTTATTAAAACTTGCCGTAATATCGGTTTTTCTTTAAGTAACATCAAAACGCTGTTGCAATTACAACAAACGCCTAACAAACAATGCAATGAAATCAATGCACTTGCCGAGCAACATTTGGCATATTTGGACGAACAAATCACAGAACTACAACAAGTTAAAACTTTTTTAATGCAATTTGTGGGTTGTGAAAATAAAACGGTTGATAAGTGTCAGATTATTCAAGGTATTAAAGAAAAAGAATAG
- a CDS encoding DUF305 domain-containing protein has translation MKMFKNRAVQLSALALILATSTAFADGKNEVPTHSMVGDNNHTQTTHDSPNNQNGHAEMNHAHMNHSAMAMDTQNAPPHTQAYLAMMNKMGDEMSKAGNLADADTAFAKGMIPHHIGAVEMAKVQLEYGKDETMRKLAQAIIDGQQAEIDLMNGWLNGKDTTTQNANAPHAKAYALDNSHSEMMTAIYETDPDVAFAKAMIPHHKGAVNMAKVQLEYGKDKAMQDLAKQIINAQEPEIKLMEDWLKQ, from the coding sequence ATGAAAATGTTTAAAAACCGTGCCGTACAATTATCTGCCCTTGCCCTTATTTTGGCGACTTCAACCGCTTTTGCCGACGGAAAAAACGAAGTGCCGACGCACTCGATGGTAGGCGACAATAACCACACCCAAACCACCCACGACAGCCCAAATAACCAAAACGGGCACGCAGAGATGAACCACGCCCATATGAACCACTCTGCTATGGCGATGGACACTCAAAATGCTCCGCCCCATACCCAAGCCTATCTTGCAATGATGAACAAGATGGGCGATGAGATGAGCAAAGCGGGCAATCTTGCTGATGCTGATACCGCTTTTGCCAAAGGTATGATTCCGCACCATATCGGAGCAGTTGAGATGGCAAAAGTACAGCTTGAATATGGTAAAGATGAAACAATGAGAAAACTTGCCCAAGCGATTATTGATGGGCAACAAGCCGAAATTGACTTGATGAATGGCTGGCTGAATGGCAAAGACACGACCACCCAAAACGCCAACGCCCCACACGCCAAAGCCTATGCCTTGGACAATTCACACAGCGAAATGATGACGGCAATTTATGAGACCGACCCTGATGTCGCCTTTGCCAAAGCGATGATTCCCCACCACAAGGGAGCGGTCAATATGGCAAAAGTGCAATTAGAATACGGCAAAGATAAAGCAATGCAAGATTTAGCAAAGCAAATCATCAATGCCCAAGAGCCTGAAATTAAGCTGATGGAAGATTGGCTAAAACAGTAG
- a CDS encoding MarR family transcriptional regulator, translated as MTTFNHSPNLLEQIGDVCTQVNLSYAVFAKNHQMNANELAIFYTLWTQEQATQKYIADKYYLAKQTINSLCKRLETDGFIASDVKENNKREKVISLTDKGKAFARPIIAPLLTQEGQVIDEFGIERLVFLLNEMNALQKMLAQRLEN; from the coding sequence ATGACAACTTTTAATCATTCCCCCAATCTGTTGGAGCAAATTGGCGATGTTTGCACGCAGGTCAATTTAAGTTATGCAGTTTTTGCCAAAAATCATCAGATGAACGCCAATGAACTTGCCATATTTTATACACTCTGGACGCAAGAACAAGCCACGCAAAAATACATTGCCGACAAATATTATCTTGCCAAACAAACCATTAACAGCTTGTGCAAACGCCTTGAAACAGACGGTTTCATCGCAAGCGATGTCAAAGAAAATAACAAACGAGAAAAAGTCATTTCGTTGACCGATAAAGGCAAAGCGTTTGCCCGCCCGATTATCGCCCCTTTATTGACGCAGGAAGGGCAAGTGATTGATGAATTTGGCATTGAACGACTTGTGTTTTTGCTCAATGAAATGAATGCGTTGCAAAAAATGCTGGCACAGCGTTTGGAAAATTAA
- a CDS encoding DUF305 domain-containing protein has translation MKMFKNRAVQLSALALILATSTAFADGKNEVPTHSMVGDNNHTQTTHDSPNNQNGHAEMNHAHMNHSAMAMDTQNAPPHTQAYLAMMNKMGDEMSKAGNLADADTAFAKGMIPHHIGAVEMAKVQLEYGKDETMRKLAQAIIDGQQAEIDLMNGWLNGKDTTTQNANAPHAKAYALDNSHSEMMTAIYETDPDVAFAKAMIPHHKGAVNMAKVQLEYGKDKAMQDLAKQIINAQEPEIKLMEDWLKQ, from the coding sequence ATGAAAATGTTTAAAAACCGTGCCGTACAATTATCTGCCCTTGCCCTTATTTTGGCGACTTCAACCGCTTTTGCCGACGGAAAAAACGAAGTGCCGACGCACTCGATGGTAGGCGACAATAACCACACCCAAACCACCCACGACAGCCCAAATAACCAAAACGGGCACGCAGAGATGAACCACGCCCATATGAACCACTCTGCTATGGCGATGGACACTCAAAATGCTCCGCCCCATACCCAAGCCTATCTTGCAATGATGAACAAGATGGGCGATGAGATGAGCAAAGCGGGCAATCTTGCTGATGCTGATACCGCTTTTGCCAAAGGTATGATTCCGCACCATATCGGAGCAGTTGAGATGGCAAAAGTACAGCTTGAATATGGTAAAGATGAAACAATGAGAAAACTTGCCCAAGCGATTATTGATGGGCAACAAGCCGAAATTGACTTGATGAATGGCTGGCTGAATGGCAAAGACACGACCACCCAAAACGCCAACGCCCCACACGCCAAAGCCTATGCCTTGGACAATTCACACAGCGAAATGATGACGGCAATTTATGAGACCGACCCTGATGTCGCCTTTGCCAAAGCGATGATTCCCCACCACAAGGGAGCGGTCAATATGGCAAAAGTGCAATTAGAATACGGCAAAGATAAAGCAATGCAAGATTTGGCAAAGCAAATCATCAATGCCCAAGAGCCTGAAATTAAGCTGATGGAAGATTGGCTAAAACAGTAG
- the tetR(H) gene encoding tetracycline resistance transcriptional repressor TetR(H), with protein MAKLDKEQVIDNALILLNEVGIEGLTTRKLAQKIGVEQPTLYWHVKNKRALLDALAETILQKHHHHVLPLPNETWQDFLRNNAKSFRQALLMYRDGGKIHAGTRPSESQFETSEQQLQFLCDAGFSLSQAVYALSSIAHFTLGSVLETQEHQESQKEREKVETDTVAYPPLLTQAVAIMDSDNGDAAFLFVLDVMISGLETVLKSAK; from the coding sequence ATGGCAAAGCTAGATAAAGAACAAGTTATTGATAATGCGTTGATTTTACTTAATGAAGTTGGTATTGAAGGATTAACAACGCGTAAGCTGGCGCAAAAAATAGGTGTGGAACAACCCACATTGTATTGGCATGTAAAAAATAAACGCGCTTTGTTAGATGCATTAGCAGAAACTATTTTGCAAAAGCACCATCATCATGTTTTGCCATTGCCGAATGAAACATGGCAGGACTTTTTGCGAAATAACGCGAAAAGCTTCCGCCAAGCCTTATTAATGTATCGTGATGGTGGCAAAATTCATGCGGGAACACGCCCCTCTGAAAGTCAATTTGAGACATCAGAACAGCAACTACAGTTTTTGTGTGATGCTGGGTTTAGTCTATCTCAAGCCGTGTATGCATTAAGCTCTATTGCGCATTTTACATTAGGCTCCGTACTGGAAACTCAAGAGCATCAAGAAAGCCAAAAAGAGCGTGAAAAAGTAGAGACGGATACTGTTGCCTATCCGCCATTATTAACCCAAGCCGTTGCAATTATGGATAGTGATAATGGTGATGCTGCATTTTTGTTTGTCCTTGATGTGATGATCTCTGGACTTGAAACAGTATTAAAGAGCGCTAAATAA
- a CDS encoding multidrug efflux SMR transporter, with translation MHWSILLAIAICSEVFGSTMIKLSHGFTKPLPSVGVAVGFAVAFYCLSLTLKSIPLGMAYAIWSGVGLVLTAIVGVVVFGEKVDFWGMASIGLILAGVIMMNTLSKMGGH, from the coding sequence ATGCACTGGTCTATTTTATTGGCGATTGCTATTTGTAGTGAAGTTTTTGGTTCTACGATGATTAAATTGTCGCACGGCTTTACCAAGCCTTTGCCGTCTGTTGGTGTGGCGGTGGGATTTGCGGTGGCGTTTTATTGTTTGTCTTTGACTTTAAAAAGCATTCCTTTGGGAATGGCGTATGCGATTTGGTCTGGCGTGGGCTTGGTTTTGACGGCGATTGTGGGCGTGGTGGTGTTTGGCGAAAAGGTGGATTTTTGGGGAATGGCGAGCATTGGCTTGATTTTGGCTGGTGTGATAATGATGAATACGCTTTCCAAAATGGGTGGGCATTAG
- a CDS encoding NtaA/DmoA family FMN-dependent monooxygenase (This protein belongs to a clade of FMN-dependent monooxygenases, within a broader family of flavin-dependent oxidoreductases, the luciferase-like monooxygenase (LMM) family, some of whose members use coenzyme F420 rather than FMN.) — MSDYLDNSNKQMKLAMMFVTGYGNESYAWRLADSNERAYTDINNYIKLAQIAEQGKIHTLFIADTPAMVGAGVSGDFARKSPMFVLEPMTIFSAIATHTQKIGLVATYSTTYNLPYNLARQLKTLDIISGGRIGWNAVTTGTREVAYNFGNKPLPDTTTRYEMAHEMVEAVQTLWGTFGENAYITDKATGQFADMSQIKPANYQGKHYQVKGALPIPATPQGQPPIFQAGPSPEGVELAGRFASGVYANPFTIEEAKAYRNVLKQSAIAHGRNPNEINMFSGFMFTIGDTYEDALARRMKLLDFMSDEEFNGQIRYLSAMIGVDLTGRDVNEPLPEYLQNQASPHPHDPRSPRAVELIKRGMSPKEVLANGVINYHPVVVGTASDVADFMEEWFKAGATDGFSLAPDSQMGVREFVEKVVPILQERGIYHLDYEGDTLREHLEVSYQYGLKG; from the coding sequence ATGAGCGATTATCTTGACAATTCAAACAAACAAATGAAACTGGCGATGATGTTTGTCACAGGTTATGGCAACGAATCTTATGCGTGGCGACTTGCCGATAGTAACGAGCGAGCCTACACCGACATCAACAACTACATCAAACTGGCTCAAATTGCCGAACAAGGCAAAATCCACACCCTGTTTATTGCCGACACCCCTGCAATGGTTGGGGCGGGCGTAAGTGGCGATTTTGCCCGTAAATCGCCGATGTTTGTGTTGGAGCCGATGACCATTTTTTCCGCCATTGCCACACACACCCAAAAAATCGGCTTGGTGGCGACTTATTCCACGACCTACAACCTACCCTATAATTTGGCACGCCAACTCAAAACGCTGGACATCATCAGTGGTGGGCGTATCGGTTGGAATGCCGTAACCACAGGCACAAGAGAAGTGGCGTACAATTTTGGCAATAAGCCCTTGCCTGATACTACCACTCGTTATGAGATGGCACACGAAATGGTGGAAGCGGTGCAGACTTTGTGGGGGACTTTTGGCGAAAATGCCTACATCACCGACAAAGCCACAGGGCAATTTGCCGATATGAGCCAAATAAAGCCTGCCAATTACCAAGGCAAACATTACCAAGTCAAAGGAGCATTGCCGATTCCAGCCACACCGCAAGGACAACCGCCCATTTTTCAGGCAGGACCAAGCCCAGAAGGGGTGGAGCTGGCAGGACGATTTGCCAGTGGTGTGTATGCCAATCCGTTTACGATTGAAGAAGCGAAAGCCTATCGCAATGTATTAAAACAAAGTGCCATTGCCCACGGTCGCAATCCTAATGAAATCAATATGTTTAGCGGATTTATGTTTACCATTGGCGACACTTATGAAGACGCACTCGCTCGCCGTATGAAGCTCCTTGATTTTATGAGTGATGAGGAATTTAATGGGCAAATTCGCTATTTATCGGCGATGATTGGGGTGGATTTGACAGGGCGAGATGTCAATGAACCTTTGCCAGAATATCTACAAAATCAGGCAAGCCCACACCCCCACGACCCGCGTTCGCCAAGAGCGGTAGAACTCATCAAGCGTGGAATGTCGCCCAAAGAAGTCTTGGCAAATGGTGTGATTAACTATCACCCTGTGGTGGTCGGCACGGCAAGCGATGTGGCGGATTTTATGGAAGAATGGTTTAAAGCTGGGGCGACAGACGGCTTTTCGCTTGCTCCTGACAGTCAAATGGGCGTGCGTGAATTTGTGGAAAAAGTCGTACCGATTTTGCAGGAGCGAGGCATTTATCATCTTGATTATGAAGGCGATACGCTAAGGGAGCATTTGGAGGTAAGTTATCAGTATGGGTTGAAAGGTTAA
- a CDS encoding glutathione S-transferase family protein, producing MITLYNLENSRSQRISWLLEELGVDYQIKEFKRDPNTRLAPAELRQIHPLGKAPVIDDSGVIVAESGAIMQYLLYRYGGGRLEPDADSPDYAKFLQWLHYAEGSAMVAFGMKFLGETGGSNELVSTFTQSQFDLHTDYIENSLNGKKWLLGDDLTAADMMMSYPLQYVLTMVEKGKFPNIERVVAQIQNHPSYQKACERAGAVH from the coding sequence ATGATTACACTTTATAATCTTGAAAATTCTCGCTCACAACGCATCAGTTGGTTGCTTGAAGAGCTTGGCGTGGATTATCAAATCAAAGAATTTAAAAGAGACCCCAACACTCGCCTTGCACCAGCAGAACTTCGCCAAATTCACCCACTGGGCAAAGCCCCTGTGATTGATGATAGTGGTGTGATTGTTGCCGAAAGTGGGGCGATTATGCAGTATTTGCTCTACCGCTATGGAGGCGGACGGCTTGAACCTGACGCAGACAGTCCTGATTATGCCAAGTTTTTACAATGGCTACATTATGCCGAAGGGTCGGCAATGGTGGCATTTGGTATGAAATTTTTGGGCGAGACAGGGGGTAGTAATGAGCTGGTGTCTACCTTTACCCAATCGCAATTTGATTTGCACACAGATTATATTGAAAACAGTCTCAATGGCAAAAAATGGTTGCTTGGCGATGATTTGACTGCTGCCGATATGATGATGTCTTATCCTTTGCAATATGTTTTGACAATGGTGGAAAAAGGCAAATTCCCCAATATTGAGCGAGTGGTTGCCCAAATTCAAAATCACCCAAGCTATCAAAAAGCGTGTGAGCGTGCAGGGGCTGTACATTAA
- the argB gene encoding acetylglutamate kinase translates to MTIQQQTAQDKAKVLTEALPYIQRFSGKTLVVKYGGNAMTDPELESSFARDIVLMKTVGLNPIVVHGGGPQVDAMLQQLGRESDRIDGMRVTDPATMEVVEMVLGGSVNKSIVNLINQHGGRAIGLTGKDGKLIRATKLFLEKQSDTGIQKIDLGLVGEVTHVQTDLLEMLCNSDFIPVIAPLGVDELGHTYNINADLVAGKVAEALQAEKLILLTNIAGVLDENKKLLTGLTTQDVDNLIETGVIYGGMIPKISCALDAVKNGVKSAHIVDGRVPHASLLEIFTDHGVGTLITNQIHKKA, encoded by the coding sequence ATGACCATACAACAACAAACTGCTCAAGATAAAGCTAAAGTTTTAACCGAAGCATTACCTTATATTCAACGTTTTAGCGGTAAAACCTTAGTTGTTAAATATGGCGGTAATGCCATGACTGACCCTGAACTCGAAAGTTCATTTGCACGTGATATTGTGCTGATGAAAACTGTCGGCTTAAATCCAATTGTTGTACACGGTGGTGGACCACAAGTTGATGCTATGCTCCAGCAATTAGGACGTGAAAGCGACCGTATTGATGGTATGCGTGTTACTGACCCTGCTACGATGGAAGTGGTCGAAATGGTACTTGGTGGTAGTGTTAATAAATCAATTGTCAATTTGATTAATCAACATGGTGGACGTGCGATTGGTCTTACAGGTAAAGACGGCAAGCTGATTCGTGCCACAAAATTATTTCTTGAAAAACAAAGTGATACTGGCATTCAAAAAATCGATTTAGGCTTAGTAGGTGAAGTTACTCATGTACAAACTGATTTGCTTGAAATGCTATGCAATAGTGATTTTATTCCTGTGATTGCACCTTTAGGTGTCGATGAATTAGGACATACTTATAATATCAACGCGGATTTGGTGGCTGGTAAAGTGGCTGAAGCATTACAAGCTGAGAAGTTAATTTTATTAACCAATATTGCAGGTGTACTTGATGAAAATAAAAAACTTTTAACGGGTTTAACTACACAAGATGTGGATAATTTAATTGAAACAGGTGTGATTTATGGTGGTATGATTCCAAAAATAAGTTGTGCTTTAGATGCTGTAAAAAATGGTGTAAAATCAGCTCACATTGTTGATGGACGTGTACCACACGCATCATTATTGGAAATTTTTACCGATCATGGTGTAGGTACATTGATTACCAACCAAATTCATAAAAAAGCCTAA
- a CDS encoding cation diffusion facilitator family transporter: MACQNCCGSNQPIHQSSKYKKALWIVLILNLSMFFVEIVMGVKSGSTSLLSDSLDFLGDSANYLISLIVLPMALSYRAKASMVKGLTMGGFGLFILMTTIYRVFYGEMPSSSEMSIVGFLALLVNVSAVLILLKFRDGDSNVRSVWVCSRNDAIGNVAVILAGMAVYFFQSKYPDLIVAFVLAFLALQASQEIIKRAWAELKVS, translated from the coding sequence ATGGCGTGCCAAAATTGTTGTGGTTCAAATCAACCCATTCATCAATCGTCCAAGTACAAAAAAGCCTTGTGGATTGTCTTGATATTAAATTTATCAATGTTTTTTGTGGAAATTGTGATGGGGGTTAAATCGGGTTCAACTTCGCTGTTGTCGGACAGTTTGGATTTCTTGGGCGACAGTGCCAATTATTTGATAAGTTTGATTGTGTTGCCAATGGCGTTAAGTTACCGTGCCAAAGCATCTATGGTTAAGGGGCTGACGATGGGCGGTTTTGGTTTATTTATTTTAATGACGACCATTTATCGTGTGTTTTATGGGGAAATGCCCAGTTCTTCTGAAATGAGCATTGTGGGATTTTTGGCGTTATTGGTCAATGTGTCGGCAGTGTTGATATTATTAAAATTTCGTGATGGCGACAGCAATGTCCGCAGTGTGTGGGTGTGTTCCCGAAACGATGCGATTGGTAATGTGGCGGTAATTTTGGCGGGTATGGCAGTTTATTTTTTTCAATCAAAATATCCTGATTTAATTGTGGCGTTTGTTTTGGCATTTTTGGCATTACAAGCCAGTCAAGAAATCATCAAAAGGGCTTGGGCGGAATTAAAAGTCAGTTAA
- a CDS encoding Nif3-like dinuclear metal center hexameric protein, with protein MANLYDIISWCDQQLLSHEFKDYAPNGLQVEGKSEVKKIVTAVTASLDAIQQAIDVNADVLLVHHGYFWKGEEPTLTGMKGKRIKQLLQHDISLLAYHLPLDAHPIYGNNQAIADLLGLSNIRHLDEHDRHPIGQIGELANPLTPHEFQELLRKKIQVENTDTPILHLPAQKKHIKTVAYCTGAAQDYIHKASRMNCDAFISGEVSERTFYEAKELNVHYYACGHHATERYGVQRLGQAIAQQFNLDYDYIELHNPI; from the coding sequence ATGGCAAATTTATATGATATTATTTCATGGTGCGACCAACAATTACTCTCCCATGAATTTAAAGATTATGCACCTAACGGTTTACAAGTTGAAGGCAAAAGTGAAGTCAAAAAAATAGTAACAGCTGTAACTGCTTCACTTGATGCGATTCAACAAGCGATTGATGTAAATGCTGATGTATTGTTAGTTCATCATGGTTACTTTTGGAAAGGCGAAGAGCCAACTTTAACAGGCATGAAAGGTAAACGAATCAAACAGCTTCTACAACATGATATTTCCCTACTTGCTTATCATTTACCGCTTGATGCTCACCCTATTTATGGGAATAATCAAGCAATTGCTGATTTATTAGGTTTGAGTAATATCCGTCATTTAGATGAACATGACCGTCATCCGATTGGGCAAATTGGTGAATTAGCTAATCCCTTAACGCCTCATGAATTTCAAGAGTTACTACGCAAAAAAATTCAAGTGGAAAATACTGATACACCTATTTTACATTTACCTGCACAAAAAAAGCATATTAAAACAGTCGCTTATTGTACAGGAGCAGCTCAAGATTATATTCACAAAGCTAGTCGTATGAATTGTGATGCGTTTATTTCAGGTGAAGTGAGTGAGCGAACTTTTTATGAAGCAAAAGAATTAAACGTGCATTATTATGCTTGTGGACACCATGCTACCGAGCGTTATGGCGTACAACGTTTGGGACAAGCTATCGCACAACAATTTAATTTAGATTATGATTATATTGAATTACATAATCCTATCTAG
- a CDS encoding nitroreductase, translated as MLDFQTTARTRHSVRQFLDKPLTKQEIVEVLTDAQKAPSATNTQPWRVYLASGETLNRLKERIMQKFEQGEFKPDFVYDQSKYGGIYENRWRTNYQEFFATFGVERGDKDGRAMITRRNAELYDAPHAAFLFMPDLGDGNVNVASDMGMYSQTFLLSLHARGFGGVPMLFLAMFADVVREELGVSPDLKLLHGIAFGYPDPNSPQNKYRSSRVALDESVTLLW; from the coding sequence ATGTTAGACTTTCAAACCACCGCTCGCACTCGCCATTCGGTACGACAATTTTTAGACAAACCTTTGACGAAGCAAGAAATTGTCGAAGTTTTAACTGATGCCCAAAAAGCACCGTCCGCCACAAACACCCAACCTTGGCGTGTGTATCTTGCCTCTGGCGAAACCTTAAATCGCCTCAAAGAGCGGATTATGCAAAAATTTGAACAAGGCGAATTCAAACCTGATTTTGTGTATGACCAAAGCAAATATGGCGGTATTTACGAAAACCGTTGGCGTACCAATTACCAAGAATTTTTCGCCACTTTTGGGGTAGAGCGAGGCGATAAAGATGGTCGGGCAATGATTACTCGCCGTAATGCCGAACTGTATGATGCCCCACACGCTGCGTTTTTGTTTATGCCTGATTTGGGCGATGGCAATGTCAATGTCGCCTCCGATATGGGAATGTATTCGCAAACCTTTTTGTTGTCGCTCCACGCTCGTGGTTTTGGTGGTGTGCCAATGCTGTTTTTGGCGATGTTTGCCGATGTGGTGCGTGAAGAATTGGGCGTATCGCCTGATTTGAAATTATTACACGGCATTGCTTTTGGCTATCCAGATCCCAATTCGCCACAAAACAAATACCGTTCTAGCCGTGTGGCGTTGGACGAAAGCGTAACTTTGCTTTGGTAA
- a CDS encoding phosphomannomutase/phosphoglucomutase — protein sequence MTNNQPYINPKLFRAYDIRGHIDDLTAPSVYAIARALVNFYQQQSDSRQIVIGYDARLASPSYAYLIERAFQQAGFHSVVIGRCSSPMLYFSAQYFDGNGIMVTASHNPKHDNGIKWICQAKPPSPQHIQDVGKMAEHYYQADIKFPSFSQLSQFKRQTQFPKYFQYYQDYILKDIDLKRPFKIVLDGLNGSAGRIAERLLNTLNCEIIELRCDANGHFPHHAPDPSVEAHLTLLKQTVIQHQAELGIALDGDGDRLVIVNAQGEMLDADRMLCLFTEICLKNQRHQQHEFVYDVKCSTLVKQTVESYGGTATMIRTGSSFLRNYLLQAQGKAIFAGEFSGHYAFYDGRGLGYDDAIYAGLRILEYLSQQQLDLNQVMIQYPKRIASEDIYISHKHYDIEALFTLLRQQKCFTYANMSEIDGLRFDFQHNNLNGFFIIRASNTSDNLTVRIDANSQHNFDYIQQQLAQLLSNDYPILSQAIMQIKAISSPHR from the coding sequence ATGACAAACAATCAACCTTATATCAACCCTAAATTATTTAGAGCTTATGATATTCGTGGTCATATTGATGATTTGACTGCTCCAAGTGTTTATGCCATTGCTCGTGCATTGGTTAATTTTTATCAACAGCAATCAGACAGTCGGCAAATCGTGATTGGCTATGATGCACGCCTTGCGAGTCCAAGTTATGCTTATTTGATAGAACGAGCCTTTCAACAAGCTGGTTTTCATAGCGTTGTAATTGGACGTTGTTCCAGTCCAATGCTGTATTTTTCTGCACAATATTTTGATGGCAATGGCATTATGGTTACCGCAAGTCATAATCCTAAACATGACAATGGTATTAAATGGATTTGTCAAGCAAAACCGCCATCACCTCAACATATTCAAGATGTTGGGAAAATGGCTGAACACTATTATCAAGCAGATATTAAATTTCCGAGTTTTAGCCAACTCAGTCAATTTAAACGACAAACACAATTTCCTAAATATTTTCAATATTATCAAGACTATATCTTAAAAGATATTGATTTAAAGCGTCCATTTAAAATCGTACTTGATGGTTTAAATGGTTCAGCAGGTCGTATCGCTGAACGTTTACTCAATACTCTCAATTGTGAAATTATTGAATTGCGTTGTGATGCGAATGGACATTTTCCTCATCATGCTCCAGACCCATCGGTCGAAGCACATTTAACATTATTAAAGCAGACGGTTATTCAACATCAAGCGGAACTTGGTATTGCCCTAGATGGTGATGGAGACCGTCTAGTCATTGTAAATGCTCAAGGTGAAATGCTAGATGCAGATAGAATGTTGTGTTTATTTACAGAGATTTGTCTTAAAAATCAAAGACATCAACAACATGAATTTGTTTATGATGTAAAATGCTCAACGCTCGTTAAGCAGACTGTTGAAAGCTATGGCGGTACAGCGACTATGATACGTACTGGCAGTAGTTTTTTGCGTAATTATTTATTGCAAGCACAAGGTAAAGCAATTTTTGCAGGTGAATTTTCAGGGCATTATGCCTTTTATGATGGGCGTGGTTTAGGCTATGATGATGCAATTTATGCAGGTTTACGTATTTTGGAATATTTATCACAACAACAGCTTGATTTAAATCAAGTGATGATACAATATCCAAAACGTATTGCCAGTGAAGATATTTATATCAGCCATAAACATTATGACATTGAAGCATTATTTACCCTATTACGCCAACAAAAGTGCTTTACTTATGCAAATATGAGTGAAATTGATGGTTTACGTTTTGATTTTCAACATAATAATTTAAATGGATTTTTTATTATCCGTGCATCAAATACGAGCGATAATTTAACTGTGCGTATTGATGCTAATTCACAACACAATTTTGACTATATTCAACAGCAACTCGCTCAATTATTGTCTAATGACTATCCAATATTAAGTCAAGCAATTATGCAAATTAAAGCTATATCTAGCCCACATCGTTAA